In a genomic window of Punica granatum isolate Tunisia-2019 chromosome 6, ASM765513v2, whole genome shotgun sequence:
- the LOC116211377 gene encoding probable glucan 1,3-alpha-glucosidase isoform X2 translates to MRASLLFLLLSSLLILPPQPAHSWKKDEFRNCNQTPFCKRARARKPGTCSLIATDVSISDGNLVAKLIDKNPQDLANDQENSSDPVKPLILTLSAYQDGILRVKIDEDQTPSPPKKRFEVPDVILPEFDAKKLWLQRLSKEKIGGDPELSSIVYLSDGYEAVLRHDPFEVYVREKSRGDKVLSMNSHGLFDFEQLRVKKEGEDWEERFRGHTDTRPYGPQSISFDVSFYGADFVYGIPEHATSLALKPTRGPGIEHSEPYRLFNLDVFEYIHDSPFGIYGSIPFMLSHGKSRGTSGFFWLNAAEMQIDVLGEGWDADSGISLPSSGNRIDTFWMSEAGIVDTFFFMGSGPKDVVRQYTSVTGTPAMPQLFATAYHQCRWNYRDEEDVENVDSKFDEHDIPYDVLWLDIEHTDGKRYFTWDRVLFPSPEEMQGKLAAKGRHMVTIVDPHIKRDDSYFLHKEATKLGYYVKDATGKDYDGWCWPGSSSYPDMLNPEIRSWWSEKFSYENYVGSTPSLYIWNDMNEPSVFNGPEVTMPRDALHVGGVEHRDLHNAYGYYFHMATADGLVKRGDGKDRPFVLSRAFFAGSQRYGAIWTGDNSADWDHLRVSVPMVLTLGLTGITFSERGTQSSLEKQSMFDTCCSHTSTHCSERQTQVVFHLFGLCGWSSLLMKPLSKMTRPSWLGTVFWSKASSLSKLNMYRSTCLERNPGTMSGLEPHTLEDRLTSWKLWKRAFRLSRGLEPSFPGEIGSVAALHRWPMIHIPW, encoded by the exons ATGAGAGCTTCCCTccttttcctcctcctctcgtCGCTCCTCATTTTGCCTCCTCAACCCGCCCATTCATGGAAGAAAGACGAGTTCAGGAACTGCAACCAGACCCCATTCTGCAAACGCGCCCGTGCTCGAAAACCCGGTACCTGCTCCCTGATAGCCACCGACGTCTCAATCTCCGACGGCAACCTCGTCGCCAAGCTGATCGACAAGAATCCACAAGACCTGGCAAATGATCAAGAAAATTCTTCAGATCCGGTCAAGCCCCTGATCTTGACCCTCTCCGCCTATCAAGATGGCATTTTGCGAGTCAAGATCGACGAGGACCAGACCCCGTCCCCACCGAAGAAGAGGTTTGAAGTCCCCGATGTTATCCTCCCTGAATTTGACGCCAAGAAGCTGTGGTTGCAGAGGCTGTCCAAGGAGAAGATTGGCGGCGACCCAGAGCTGTCCTCGATTGTGTACTTGAGTGACGGGTATGAGGCGGTGCTTAGGCATGATCCTTTCGAGGTCTACGTGCGTGAGAAGTCTAGGGGGGATAAGGTACTATCCATGAACTCTCATGGGTTGTTTGATTTTGAGCAGCTGCGAGTGAAGAAAGAAGGGGAGGATTGGGAAGAGAGGTTCAGAGGGCACACTGATACCAGACCCTATGGCCCTCAATCCATTAGCTTCGATGTTTCCTTCTATGGGGCTGACTTTGTTTATGGGATACCTGAACATGCCACTAGCCTTGCCCTTAAGCCGACCCGTGGCCCCGGTATCGAACACTCTGAACCGTACAGACTGTTCAATTTGGACGTCTTCGAGTACATACACGACTCGCCTTTTGGAATTTACGGGTCTATTCCCTTCATGCTTTCCCATGGGAAATCGAGAGGGACTTCTGGGTTCTTTTGGTTGAATGCAGCCGAGATGCAGATTGATGTTCTTGGTGAAGGTTGGGATGCAGATTCAGGCATTTCACTCCCATCTTCAGGGAATCGGATCGATACATTTTGGATGAGCGAGGCGGGGATCGTGGACACCTTCTTCTTCATGGGCTCTGGGCCCAAGGATGTCGTGAGGCAGTATACAAGCGTAACTGGTACCCCTGCAATGCCTCAGCTCTTTGCCACAGCTTACCACCAATGTAGGTGGAACTATAGGGATGAAGAGGATGTAGAGAATGTAGACTCGAAGTTCGATGAGCACGACATCCCTTACGATGTCTTATGGCTTGATATCGAGCACACCGATGGGAAAAGGTACTTCACCTGGGACCGGGTTCTGTTCCCGAGCCCTGAGGAGATGCAAGGGAAGTTGGCTGCCAAGGGAAGGCACATGGTGACTATTGTCGACCCTCACATCAAGAGGGACGACTCATACTTTTTGCACAAAGAGGCGACCAAATTGGGGTACTATGTTAAGGATGCAACTGGGAAGGATTATGATGGTTGGTGCTGGCCTGGGTCCTCATCATATCCTGATATGTTGAATCCTGAGATCAGGTCGTGGTGGAGTGAGAAGTTCTCCTACGAGAATTATGTAGGATCCACCCCCTCATTGTACATTTGGAATGACATGAATGAGCCTTCTGTGTTCAATGGTCCCGAG GTGACGATGCCAAGGGACGCTTTACATGTTGGAGGTGTAGAGCACCGGGATTTACATAATGCATATGGCTACTACTTCCACATGGCAACAGCTGACGGGCTTGTAAAGCGAGGAGATGGAAAAGACCGTCCTTTTGTTCTTTCAAGAGCATTTTTCGCAGGGAGTCAAAGGTATGGAGCAATCTGGACCGGAGATAACTCTGCAGATTGGGATCACCTCAGGGTATCTGTTCCCATGGTGTTGACTCTTGGTCTGACTGGAATAACATTTTCTG AGAGAGGAACACAGAGCTCATTAGAGAAGCAATCCATGTTCGATACATGTTGCTCCCATACTTCTACACATTGTTCAGAGAGGCAAACACAAGTGGTGTTCCACTTATTCGGCCTCTGTGGATGGAGTTCCCTTCTGATGAAACCACTTTCAAAAATGACGAGGCCTTCATGGTTGGGAACAGTCTTCTGGTCCAAGGCATCTTCATTGAG CAAGCTAAACATGTATCGGTCTACATGCCTGGAAAGGAATCCTGGTACGATGTCAGGACTGGAGCCACATACTCTGGAGGATCGACTCACAAGTTGGAAGCTTTGGAAGAGAGCATTCCGGCTTTCCAGAGGGCTGGAACCATCATTCCCAGGAGAGATCGGTTCCGTCGCAGCTCTACACAGATGGCCAATGATCCATATACCCTG GTGA
- the LOC116211377 gene encoding probable glucan 1,3-alpha-glucosidase isoform X1, which yields MRASLLFLLLSSLLILPPQPAHSWKKDEFRNCNQTPFCKRARARKPGTCSLIATDVSISDGNLVAKLIDKNPQDLANDQENSSDPVKPLILTLSAYQDGILRVKIDEDQTPSPPKKRFEVPDVILPEFDAKKLWLQRLSKEKIGGDPELSSIVYLSDGYEAVLRHDPFEVYVREKSRGDKVLSMNSHGLFDFEQLRVKKEGEDWEERFRGHTDTRPYGPQSISFDVSFYGADFVYGIPEHATSLALKPTRGPGIEHSEPYRLFNLDVFEYIHDSPFGIYGSIPFMLSHGKSRGTSGFFWLNAAEMQIDVLGEGWDADSGISLPSSGNRIDTFWMSEAGIVDTFFFMGSGPKDVVRQYTSVTGTPAMPQLFATAYHQCRWNYRDEEDVENVDSKFDEHDIPYDVLWLDIEHTDGKRYFTWDRVLFPSPEEMQGKLAAKGRHMVTIVDPHIKRDDSYFLHKEATKLGYYVKDATGKDYDGWCWPGSSSYPDMLNPEIRSWWSEKFSYENYVGSTPSLYIWNDMNEPSVFNGPEVTMPRDALHVGGVEHRDLHNAYGYYFHMATADGLVKRGDGKDRPFVLSRAFFAGSQRYGAIWTGDNSADWDHLRVSVPMVLTLGLTGITFSGADVGGFFGNPETELLVRWYQLGAYYPFFRGHAHHDTKRREPWLFGERNTELIREAIHVRYMLLPYFYTLFREANTSGVPLIRPLWMEFPSDETTFKNDEAFMVGNSLLVQGIFIEQAKHVSVYMPGKESWYDVRTGATYSGGSTHKLEALEESIPAFQRAGTIIPRRDRFRRSSTQMANDPYTLVIALNSSKAAEGELYIDDGKSFDFHLGAYTHRRFVFKDGKLTSSNANTDSSGKLRFNSDCVVERIIILGHAVGPKSAHVEPDNRNVEIEFGPLQLLGRTGPVVLTIRKPGVRVADDWSIKIL from the exons ATGAGAGCTTCCCTccttttcctcctcctctcgtCGCTCCTCATTTTGCCTCCTCAACCCGCCCATTCATGGAAGAAAGACGAGTTCAGGAACTGCAACCAGACCCCATTCTGCAAACGCGCCCGTGCTCGAAAACCCGGTACCTGCTCCCTGATAGCCACCGACGTCTCAATCTCCGACGGCAACCTCGTCGCCAAGCTGATCGACAAGAATCCACAAGACCTGGCAAATGATCAAGAAAATTCTTCAGATCCGGTCAAGCCCCTGATCTTGACCCTCTCCGCCTATCAAGATGGCATTTTGCGAGTCAAGATCGACGAGGACCAGACCCCGTCCCCACCGAAGAAGAGGTTTGAAGTCCCCGATGTTATCCTCCCTGAATTTGACGCCAAGAAGCTGTGGTTGCAGAGGCTGTCCAAGGAGAAGATTGGCGGCGACCCAGAGCTGTCCTCGATTGTGTACTTGAGTGACGGGTATGAGGCGGTGCTTAGGCATGATCCTTTCGAGGTCTACGTGCGTGAGAAGTCTAGGGGGGATAAGGTACTATCCATGAACTCTCATGGGTTGTTTGATTTTGAGCAGCTGCGAGTGAAGAAAGAAGGGGAGGATTGGGAAGAGAGGTTCAGAGGGCACACTGATACCAGACCCTATGGCCCTCAATCCATTAGCTTCGATGTTTCCTTCTATGGGGCTGACTTTGTTTATGGGATACCTGAACATGCCACTAGCCTTGCCCTTAAGCCGACCCGTGGCCCCGGTATCGAACACTCTGAACCGTACAGACTGTTCAATTTGGACGTCTTCGAGTACATACACGACTCGCCTTTTGGAATTTACGGGTCTATTCCCTTCATGCTTTCCCATGGGAAATCGAGAGGGACTTCTGGGTTCTTTTGGTTGAATGCAGCCGAGATGCAGATTGATGTTCTTGGTGAAGGTTGGGATGCAGATTCAGGCATTTCACTCCCATCTTCAGGGAATCGGATCGATACATTTTGGATGAGCGAGGCGGGGATCGTGGACACCTTCTTCTTCATGGGCTCTGGGCCCAAGGATGTCGTGAGGCAGTATACAAGCGTAACTGGTACCCCTGCAATGCCTCAGCTCTTTGCCACAGCTTACCACCAATGTAGGTGGAACTATAGGGATGAAGAGGATGTAGAGAATGTAGACTCGAAGTTCGATGAGCACGACATCCCTTACGATGTCTTATGGCTTGATATCGAGCACACCGATGGGAAAAGGTACTTCACCTGGGACCGGGTTCTGTTCCCGAGCCCTGAGGAGATGCAAGGGAAGTTGGCTGCCAAGGGAAGGCACATGGTGACTATTGTCGACCCTCACATCAAGAGGGACGACTCATACTTTTTGCACAAAGAGGCGACCAAATTGGGGTACTATGTTAAGGATGCAACTGGGAAGGATTATGATGGTTGGTGCTGGCCTGGGTCCTCATCATATCCTGATATGTTGAATCCTGAGATCAGGTCGTGGTGGAGTGAGAAGTTCTCCTACGAGAATTATGTAGGATCCACCCCCTCATTGTACATTTGGAATGACATGAATGAGCCTTCTGTGTTCAATGGTCCCGAG GTGACGATGCCAAGGGACGCTTTACATGTTGGAGGTGTAGAGCACCGGGATTTACATAATGCATATGGCTACTACTTCCACATGGCAACAGCTGACGGGCTTGTAAAGCGAGGAGATGGAAAAGACCGTCCTTTTGTTCTTTCAAGAGCATTTTTCGCAGGGAGTCAAAGGTATGGAGCAATCTGGACCGGAGATAACTCTGCAGATTGGGATCACCTCAGGGTATCTGTTCCCATGGTGTTGACTCTTGGTCTGACTGGAATAACATTTTCTG GTGCCGATGTTGGTGGGTTTTTCGGAAATCCTGAGACTGAGTTACTAGTTCGCTGGTATCAGCTTGGTGCCTACTATCCATTCTTCCGAGGACATGCCCATCATGACACAAAAAGACGGGAACCTTGGTTGTTTGG AGAGAGGAACACAGAGCTCATTAGAGAAGCAATCCATGTTCGATACATGTTGCTCCCATACTTCTACACATTGTTCAGAGAGGCAAACACAAGTGGTGTTCCACTTATTCGGCCTCTGTGGATGGAGTTCCCTTCTGATGAAACCACTTTCAAAAATGACGAGGCCTTCATGGTTGGGAACAGTCTTCTGGTCCAAGGCATCTTCATTGAG CAAGCTAAACATGTATCGGTCTACATGCCTGGAAAGGAATCCTGGTACGATGTCAGGACTGGAGCCACATACTCTGGAGGATCGACTCACAAGTTGGAAGCTTTGGAAGAGAGCATTCCGGCTTTCCAGAGGGCTGGAACCATCATTCCCAGGAGAGATCGGTTCCGTCGCAGCTCTACACAGATGGCCAATGATCCATATACCCTG GTGATAGCGCTCAACAGTTCTAAGGCAGCGGAAGGGGAGCTCTACATTGATGATGGCAAGAGCTTTGACTTCCATCTAGGTGCCTACACCCATCGGCGTTTCGTGTTCAAAGATGGAAAGCTAACATCCTCAAATGCGAATACCGACTCTTCTGGGAAACTAAGGTTCAACTCTGACTGTGTCGTCGAGAGGATAATAATTCTGGGACATGCCGTGGGACCCAAGAGCGCCCATGTCGAGCCAGATAATCGGAATGTAGAGATTGAGTTTGGGCCACTTCAGCTTCTTGGAAGGACTGGGCCGGTTGTGTTGACCATAAGAAAGCCCGGTGTTCGGGTTGCTGATGATTGGTCCATAAAAATTTTGTGA